A genomic window from Pseudonocardia broussonetiae includes:
- a CDS encoding DUF692 domain-containing protein: protein MAAAADARAAGPGPARLAGVGIGWRAAIAGVVADVDGLGFTEVVAESLAPADPPRGVAALRERGVCVVPHGVRLSLGGTDPLDPARVTHLAACAAGVGAPLVSEHVAFVRAGGREAGHLLPLPRSRDALDVLAANVARTQAELDVPLALEPIAALLDWPDDAMTEGEFLTELLDRTGALLLLDVANVHANAVNRGQDPEAVLDAFPLDRIAYVHVAGGATHDDGLYHDTHTAPVPDAVLRLLGALVDRLPAPPPVMLERDGRYPPAAELHAELAAIRGAARLEPPATREPPASRALVARESR from the coding sequence GTGGCTGCGGCGGCTGACGCCCGGGCCGCCGGTCCCGGACCCGCCCGGCTCGCCGGCGTGGGGATCGGCTGGCGGGCCGCGATCGCCGGCGTGGTGGCCGACGTCGACGGCCTCGGCTTCACCGAGGTCGTCGCCGAGTCCCTCGCTCCCGCAGATCCGCCTCGAGGGGTGGCGGCTCTGCGGGAGCGGGGGGTGTGCGTCGTGCCGCACGGGGTGCGGCTGTCGCTGGGCGGCACCGACCCGCTCGACCCCGCCCGCGTCACGCACCTCGCCGCCTGCGCGGCCGGCGTCGGGGCGCCGCTGGTGAGCGAGCACGTCGCGTTCGTCCGGGCGGGGGGCCGCGAGGCCGGGCACCTGCTGCCGCTCCCCCGCTCCCGCGACGCGCTCGACGTCCTCGCCGCCAACGTGGCGCGCACGCAGGCCGAGCTGGACGTCCCGCTGGCGCTGGAGCCGATCGCCGCGCTGCTCGACTGGCCCGACGACGCGATGACCGAGGGCGAGTTCCTCACCGAGCTGCTCGACCGCACCGGCGCCCTGCTGCTGCTCGACGTCGCCAACGTGCACGCCAACGCGGTGAACCGCGGGCAGGACCCGGAGGCGGTGCTCGACGCGTTCCCGCTCGACCGCATCGCCTACGTCCACGTCGCGGGCGGCGCCACGCACGACGACGGGCTCTACCACGACACCCACACCGCGCCCGTCCCCGACGCCGTGCTGCGGCTGCTCGGGGCGCTGGTCGACCGCCTCCCCGCCCCGCCGCCGGTGATGCTGGAGCGCGACGGCCGCTACCCGCCCGCCGCGGAGCTGCACGCCGAGCTGGCGGCGATCCGGGGCGCGGCCCGCCTGGAACCCCCCGCGACTCGGGAACCCCCCGCGAGTCGCGCTCTCGTCGCGCGTGAGTCGCGGTGA
- a CDS encoding TIGR04222 domain-containing membrane protein: MDTWGISGPTFLTGYVLLAAVVWVAAARRRRALAEGSPRTAHDLGGHEVAHLNGGPELAVTSALTAMHLRGTIAPAKGLVHAVGRLEPGAHPLERAVHFTCGSPVPRARLPLHRPVRTALDDIHARLVAQGLLLSEPRRREIRATGWWVGAVALLGLLRLLAGIADSRPVGYLVAVLLLVCVVTAVLLARAPRRSRAGDELLARLRSEHDALRPDSRPDWVAYGPAAAALGVGIFGASAVWASDPAFAEELAVQKATAPGGDGGASFSGGGDGGGSGDGGGGGGGGGCGGGCGG; encoded by the coding sequence ATGGACACCTGGGGAATCAGCGGCCCCACCTTCCTCACCGGCTACGTGCTCCTGGCCGCGGTGGTGTGGGTCGCGGCCGCGCGGCGGCGCCGTGCGCTCGCCGAGGGGTCACCTCGTACCGCCCACGACCTGGGCGGGCACGAGGTGGCCCACCTCAACGGCGGCCCCGAGCTGGCCGTCACCTCCGCGCTGACGGCCATGCACCTGCGCGGCACGATCGCCCCGGCCAAGGGGCTGGTGCACGCGGTCGGCCGCCTCGAGCCCGGAGCCCACCCGCTCGAGCGGGCCGTCCACTTCACCTGCGGCAGCCCGGTGCCCCGCGCCCGGCTGCCCCTGCACCGCCCCGTGCGGACCGCGCTGGACGACATCCACGCCCGCCTCGTCGCCCAGGGCCTGCTGCTCTCGGAGCCGCGCCGCCGCGAGATCCGTGCGACGGGCTGGTGGGTCGGCGCCGTCGCGCTGCTGGGGCTGCTGCGCCTGCTCGCCGGCATCGCCGACAGCAGGCCCGTCGGGTACCTCGTCGCGGTGCTGCTGCTGGTCTGCGTCGTCACGGCCGTGCTGCTGGCCCGGGCCCCGCGGCGCTCCCGCGCGGGTGACGAGCTCCTGGCGCGCCTGCGGTCCGAGCACGACGCCCTGCGGCCGGACTCCCGGCCCGACTGGGTGGCCTACGGCCCCGCCGCGGCCGCGCTCGGCGTCGGGATCTTCGGGGCGAGCGCCGTGTGGGCGTCCGACCCGGCCTTCGCCGAGGAGCTCGCCGTGCAGAAGGCCACGGCCCCGGGCGGTGACGGCGGCGCCTCCTTCTCCGGGGGCGGCGACGGCGGGGGCAGCGGCGATGGCGGGGGCGGCGGGGGCGGCGGAGGGTGCGGCGGTGGCTGCGGCGGCTGA
- a CDS encoding SufE family protein produces MSLPPQLEELVEDFSGVGPKDRLQLLLELSRELPELPERYADAADSMEQVHECQSPLFLAVEVDDDADRRVHLFFSAPPEAPTTRGFASIMHTGMDGEPASAVLAVPDDFYTALGLAQAVSPLRLRGMAAMLSRIKKQVRAAV; encoded by the coding sequence GTGAGCCTGCCTCCGCAGCTGGAGGAGCTCGTCGAGGACTTCTCCGGCGTCGGCCCGAAGGACCGCCTGCAGCTGCTCCTGGAGCTCTCCCGCGAGCTCCCGGAGCTGCCCGAGCGCTACGCCGACGCGGCCGACTCGATGGAGCAGGTGCACGAGTGCCAGTCGCCGCTGTTCCTCGCCGTCGAGGTCGACGACGACGCCGACCGGCGCGTGCACCTGTTCTTCTCCGCGCCGCCCGAGGCCCCGACCACGCGCGGGTTCGCCTCGATCATGCACACGGGGATGGACGGGGAGCCGGCGTCGGCCGTGCTCGCCGTGCCCGACGACTTCTACACCGCGCTCGGGCTCGCCCAGGCCGTGAGCCCGCTGCGGCTGCGCGGCATGGCCGCGATGCTCTCGCGGATCAAGAAGCAGGTCCGCGCCGCCGTGTAG
- a CDS encoding sulfurtransferase, with product MALQNDTDPKLAEYAHPDRLVTTTWLADNLGADGLVVVESDEDVLLYDTGHIPGAVKVDWHTELNDPVTRDYVDGARFAEICGERGITRDTTVVFYGDRNNWWATYALWVFSLFGHPDVRILDGGRAKWAAEGREMTTEQPKPEAVAYPVVERDDAAIRAFKDDVLAHLGKPLVDVRSPGEYSGELLHMPDYPQEGAVRGGHIPGAASVPWARAAAEDATFRSRAELEAIYLEEQGLKADDDVVAYCRIGERSSHTWFVLTHLLGFDKVRNYDGSWTEWGNAVRVPIVQGSERGSA from the coding sequence ATGGCTCTGCAGAACGACACCGACCCGAAGCTGGCCGAGTACGCGCACCCCGACCGCCTGGTCACGACGACGTGGCTGGCCGACAACCTGGGCGCCGACGGCCTCGTCGTCGTCGAGTCCGACGAGGACGTCCTCCTCTACGACACCGGCCACATCCCGGGGGCCGTGAAGGTCGACTGGCACACCGAGCTCAACGACCCGGTCACCCGCGACTACGTCGACGGCGCCCGCTTCGCCGAGATCTGCGGCGAGCGCGGCATCACCCGCGACACCACCGTCGTGTTCTACGGCGACCGCAACAACTGGTGGGCCACCTACGCGCTGTGGGTGTTCAGCCTGTTCGGCCACCCCGACGTGCGGATCCTCGACGGCGGGCGCGCCAAGTGGGCCGCCGAGGGCCGCGAGATGACCACCGAGCAGCCCAAGCCCGAGGCCGTCGCGTACCCGGTCGTGGAGCGCGACGACGCCGCGATCCGCGCGTTCAAGGACGACGTGCTCGCGCACCTGGGCAAGCCGCTGGTCGACGTCCGCAGCCCGGGCGAGTACTCCGGCGAGCTGCTGCACATGCCCGACTACCCGCAGGAGGGCGCCGTCCGCGGCGGCCACATCCCCGGCGCGGCCAGCGTGCCGTGGGCCCGCGCGGCCGCCGAGGACGCCACGTTCCGCTCCCGGGCGGAGCTCGAGGCGATCTACCTGGAGGAGCAGGGCCTCAAGGCCGACGACGACGTCGTCGCCTACTGCCGCATCGGCGAGCGCTCCAGCCACACCTGGTTCGTGCTCACGCACCTGCTCGGCTTCGACAAGGTCCGCAACTACGACGGCAGCTGGACCGAGTGGGGCAACGCGGTCCGCGTGCCGATCGTGCAGGGCAGCGAGCGGGGCTCGGCGTGA
- a CDS encoding acyl-CoA dehydrogenase family protein, protein MTTLEQSRTRITDDEARSLAAGIGRAAAPFDADHDRDATFVAEAYAAMAERGYLRLAVPTDLGGLGAGSRQVVLATEELGTHSGSAALASAMHQYLTLVQCWRRRHGAPDAEAVLRRVATEDLVMATSGGSDWVCPTTTATAVEGGYRLDGRKVFCTQAPVAGVVSTSAVLGPPGPDAVVLHAGVPLSAPGVSIVETWDTLGMRGTASHDLVFDGVFVPAEKVLGRRPYGVLAGPLLVAAIHFAPVAAAAYLGVARGAVEEATRLVAARGVPSASTVRLVGEAHSRLRVARWALLAAVDEVGEDPAADEDVLLTLMTTKRHAVTEARAVVDLTLEIAGGSAFFRTSPLERAYRDVRGGAFHPLTPEATLELAGRRALAV, encoded by the coding sequence ATGACCACTCTGGAGCAGTCCCGCACCCGCATCACCGACGACGAGGCGCGGTCGCTGGCCGCCGGCATCGGCCGTGCCGCCGCCCCGTTCGACGCCGACCACGACCGCGACGCCACCTTCGTCGCCGAGGCCTACGCCGCCATGGCCGAGCGCGGCTACCTGCGCCTGGCGGTGCCGACCGACCTCGGCGGGCTCGGTGCCGGGTCGCGCCAGGTCGTCCTCGCCACCGAGGAGCTGGGCACGCACTCCGGCTCGGCCGCGCTCGCGTCCGCCATGCACCAGTACCTGACGCTCGTCCAGTGCTGGCGGCGCCGCCACGGGGCGCCCGACGCGGAGGCGGTGCTGCGCCGCGTCGCGACCGAGGACCTCGTGATGGCCACCAGCGGCGGCTCGGACTGGGTGTGCCCGACGACGACGGCCACCGCCGTCGAGGGCGGCTACCGGCTCGACGGGCGCAAGGTGTTCTGCACCCAGGCCCCGGTGGCCGGCGTCGTCTCCACGTCGGCGGTGCTGGGCCCGCCCGGCCCGGACGCGGTCGTCCTGCACGCCGGGGTGCCGCTGTCGGCTCCGGGCGTCTCGATCGTCGAGACCTGGGACACGCTCGGCATGCGCGGCACGGCGAGCCACGACCTCGTGTTCGACGGCGTGTTCGTGCCCGCGGAGAAGGTGCTGGGCAGGCGGCCCTACGGCGTGCTCGCCGGGCCGCTGCTGGTGGCCGCGATCCACTTCGCGCCGGTGGCCGCGGCCGCCTACCTCGGGGTCGCGCGCGGCGCGGTGGAGGAGGCCACGCGGCTGGTCGCCGCCCGCGGGGTCCCGTCGGCGTCGACCGTCCGGCTCGTCGGGGAGGCCCACTCCCGGCTGCGGGTGGCGCGCTGGGCGCTGCTGGCCGCCGTCGACGAGGTGGGCGAGGACCCGGCCGCCGACGAGGACGTCCTGCTCACCCTGATGACGACCAAGCGGCACGCCGTGACCGAGGCGCGGGCCGTCGTCGACCTCACCCTGGAGATCGCGGGCGGCAGCGCCTTCTTCCGCACCTCGCCGCTGGAGCGCGCCTACCGCGACGTGCGCGGTGGCGCCTTCCACCCGCTCACGCCCGAGGCCACCCTGGAGCTCGCCGGACGGCGCGCGCTGGCGGTGTGA
- a CDS encoding winged helix-turn-helix transcriptional regulator, whose amino-acid sequence MSRYGQYCPITRSLELLGDRWTLLVVRDLLVGATRFNELARGLPGCSRGLLSKRLGQLERGGLVVHDEEGYRPTQACEELRPLIFGLAEWGARWAFGEPRADELDPTVLMWWIRGGIDPAPFGDRRTVLHVRVPDARRSRFWFVVQPHDVSLCFTDPGHEVDVTVESTLSVLYQVWEGVLELPAAVRDGLVVLHGRRELVVRLPEALRFSPVAPFVRRARVTAPEALPTGR is encoded by the coding sequence GTGTCCCGCTACGGCCAGTACTGCCCGATCACCCGGTCGCTGGAGCTGCTCGGCGACCGCTGGACCCTGCTCGTCGTCCGGGACCTGCTGGTCGGTGCCACCCGCTTCAACGAGCTGGCGCGCGGGCTGCCCGGCTGCTCGCGCGGGCTGCTGTCCAAGCGGCTGGGCCAGCTCGAGCGCGGCGGGCTGGTCGTGCACGACGAGGAGGGCTACCGGCCCACGCAGGCGTGCGAGGAGCTGCGGCCGCTGATCTTCGGGCTGGCCGAGTGGGGCGCGCGGTGGGCGTTCGGCGAGCCGCGGGCCGACGAGCTCGACCCGACGGTGCTGATGTGGTGGATCCGCGGCGGCATCGACCCGGCCCCGTTCGGCGACCGGCGCACCGTGCTGCACGTCCGGGTGCCCGACGCCCGCCGGTCGCGGTTCTGGTTCGTGGTGCAGCCGCACGACGTGTCGCTGTGCTTCACCGACCCCGGGCACGAGGTCGACGTGACCGTGGAGTCGACGCTCTCGGTGCTCTACCAGGTGTGGGAGGGGGTGCTGGAGCTCCCGGCCGCCGTCCGCGACGGGCTCGTGGTGCTGCACGGGCGCCGCGAGCTGGTGGTGCGCCTGCCCGAGGCGCTGCGGTTCTCCCCGGTGGCGCCGTTCGTCCGGCGCGCGCGGGTCACGGCGCCGGAGGCGCTGCCCACAGGTCGGTGA
- a CDS encoding Maf family protein: MRVVLASASPARLSVLRAAGLDPLVQVSDVDEDALLASIPDATPAEKVTTLAGAKATTVARRIEETEAVVLGCDSMLHIGGDLVGKPGTVDEARTRWRAMAGGTGELVTGHAVLRVADGEIDRVAEGHAVTVVRFGEPTEEELDAYLGTGEPLAVAGAFTLDGLGGWFVEGVDGDPSNVIGISLPLVRRLLAGVGVGVTDLWAAPPAP; the protein is encoded by the coding sequence GTGCGCGTCGTACTGGCCTCGGCCTCCCCCGCCCGCCTCTCGGTCCTGCGCGCGGCGGGGCTGGACCCGCTCGTGCAGGTGTCCGACGTCGACGAGGACGCGCTCCTCGCGTCGATCCCGGACGCCACCCCGGCCGAGAAGGTCACGACGCTCGCCGGCGCCAAGGCCACCACGGTGGCGCGCCGGATCGAGGAGACCGAGGCCGTGGTCCTGGGCTGCGACTCGATGCTGCACATCGGCGGCGACCTGGTCGGCAAGCCCGGCACCGTCGACGAGGCCCGCACCCGCTGGCGCGCGATGGCCGGCGGCACGGGCGAGCTCGTCACCGGGCACGCCGTGCTCCGCGTCGCCGACGGGGAGATCGACCGCGTCGCCGAGGGCCACGCCGTCACCGTCGTCCGGTTCGGCGAGCCGACCGAGGAGGAGCTCGACGCCTACCTGGGGACGGGCGAGCCGCTCGCGGTGGCGGGCGCGTTCACCCTCGACGGGCTCGGCGGCTGGTTCGTGGAGGGCGTCGACGGCGACCCGTCCAACGTCATCGGGATCAGCCTGCCCCTGGTGCGGCGGCTCCTGGCGGGCGTCGGCGTCGGGGTCACCGACCTGTGGGCAGCGCCTCCGGCGCCGTGA
- a CDS encoding sensor histidine kinase — protein sequence MSVDTPVDPAAGGVDDGPAAGTAGRLWHYLPRGNTLDDRAWRRRHRLLRWTLALHLPALALLGLALGDPPLLIGAALVGPVLGLVMGLVVRQRRLASFFVTGGLVFCSAALVVLTSGSIEAHFHFFIIIGFIALYQDWVPFLWNVAFTVLSHGIGTIWLGDLIFAHPAGQADPWLWSGIHGLGVLAACVGMVIFWRITEDEQAEKEALGRQLVTADAEIGRRRFASDMLVNLARRNQSMLYRQLDIINQLEEKEQDPDALADLFTLDHLATRVRRNAESLLVLAGEQQPRTWSAPVPLRDVARAAIAETEDLDRVTTVIDERVGAVSGRVVADLTHLLAELTENAVRFSPPDTTVTVRARPDPRSEGACLVTVEDWGVGMPPEDLAAANELLARPQDVDLAVAQRLGFHVVARLAARHGVGVSLGATPGSGVTAVVVLPAALFPGGPGAPLPRRAPGDLTPSRHALGEPDAPSPVRPVPAERVAVPSPAPAPRPRPPFRSPPRHRPPAPAPAPERVAVAASGTATAWPAPFAPTATGPEDGEWRGWWSPEADGSAEPFGAGPFAAAVPPTSSAGAPPVSFAAAPPSPFAPTPSGAVGGTPSDAFASAPSDGFATAPPAPFAATPQAPVAGGWPAPAPSVPDPRPRPGAAGPPVPAQPARGGLRRRVPQAHLAPELRVPVSAEPAAPVHDGAAASALSRYQASRSAAQYTVDNGGVT from the coding sequence ATGAGCGTGGACACACCCGTCGACCCCGCAGCGGGAGGGGTCGACGACGGCCCGGCTGCCGGGACGGCCGGCCGCCTGTGGCACTACCTGCCCCGCGGCAACACCCTCGACGACCGCGCCTGGCGGCGCCGTCACCGCCTGCTGCGCTGGACGCTGGCCCTGCACCTCCCCGCGCTCGCGCTGCTGGGTCTCGCGCTGGGCGACCCGCCCCTGCTCATCGGCGCGGCGCTGGTCGGTCCGGTGCTGGGCCTGGTGATGGGCCTCGTGGTGAGGCAGCGGCGGCTCGCGTCGTTCTTCGTCACCGGCGGGCTCGTGTTCTGCTCCGCCGCCCTGGTCGTGCTCACCTCGGGCAGCATCGAGGCCCACTTCCACTTCTTCATCATCATCGGCTTCATCGCGCTCTACCAGGACTGGGTGCCGTTCCTGTGGAACGTGGCCTTCACCGTCCTGAGCCACGGGATCGGCACGATCTGGCTCGGCGACCTGATCTTCGCCCACCCCGCGGGCCAGGCGGACCCGTGGCTGTGGTCGGGGATCCACGGCCTCGGCGTGCTCGCCGCCTGCGTCGGCATGGTGATCTTCTGGCGGATCACCGAGGACGAGCAGGCGGAGAAGGAGGCGCTGGGCAGGCAGCTGGTCACGGCCGACGCCGAGATCGGCAGGCGGCGCTTCGCCTCGGACATGCTCGTCAACCTGGCGCGGCGCAACCAGAGCATGCTCTACCGGCAGCTCGACATCATCAACCAGCTCGAGGAGAAGGAGCAGGACCCCGACGCGCTCGCGGACCTGTTCACCCTCGACCACCTGGCCACCCGCGTCCGCCGCAACGCCGAGAGCCTGCTGGTGCTGGCCGGCGAGCAGCAGCCGCGCACGTGGTCGGCCCCGGTGCCGCTGCGCGACGTCGCGCGGGCCGCCATCGCCGAGACCGAGGACCTCGACCGGGTCACGACGGTGATCGACGAGCGCGTGGGCGCCGTCTCCGGGCGGGTCGTCGCCGACCTCACGCACCTGCTCGCCGAGCTGACCGAGAACGCCGTGCGCTTCTCCCCGCCCGACACCACGGTCACCGTCCGCGCCCGCCCCGACCCCCGCAGCGAGGGGGCGTGCCTGGTGACGGTCGAGGACTGGGGCGTGGGGATGCCGCCGGAGGACCTGGCCGCCGCCAACGAGCTGCTCGCCCGACCGCAGGACGTGGACCTCGCCGTGGCCCAGCGGCTGGGCTTCCACGTGGTCGCGCGGCTGGCCGCCCGGCACGGCGTCGGGGTCTCCCTCGGGGCCACCCCCGGCTCGGGCGTCACCGCGGTCGTGGTGCTGCCCGCCGCCCTGTTCCCGGGCGGCCCCGGCGCGCCGCTGCCCCGCCGCGCGCCGGGGGACCTCACCCCCTCCCGGCACGCCCTCGGCGAGCCGGACGCCCCGTCGCCGGTGCGGCCGGTGCCGGCGGAGCGCGTCGCCGTCCCGTCCCCCGCTCCTGCCCCCCGCCCCCGCCCCCCGTTCCGGTCCCCGCCCCGTCACCGGCCCCCTGCCCCTGCCCCTGCCCCGGAGCGGGTGGCGGTCGCGGCGTCCGGGACGGCCACCGCGTGGCCGGCGCCGTTCGCCCCGACGGCCACCGGGCCCGAGGACGGCGAGTGGCGCGGCTGGTGGAGCCCGGAGGCGGACGGGTCGGCCGAGCCGTTCGGCGCCGGTCCCTTCGCCGCCGCCGTACCGCCCACCTCCTCCGCGGGCGCCCCGCCGGTCTCCTTCGCGGCCGCGCCACCGTCCCCGTTCGCGCCCACGCCGTCCGGTGCCGTCGGCGGCACCCCGTCCGACGCGTTCGCCTCGGCACCGTCCGACGGTTTCGCGACGGCACCACCGGCTCCGTTCGCGGCCACGCCGCAGGCCCCGGTGGCCGGCGGGTGGCCCGCACCCGCCCCGTCGGTGCCGGACCCGCGCCCGCGGCCCGGTGCCGCCGGCCCGCCGGTTCCGGCGCAGCCGGCGCGGGGCGGGCTGCGCCGCCGCGTGCCGCAGGCGCACCTGGCGCCGGAGCTGCGCGTGCCCGTGAGCGCGGAGCCGGCCGCACCCGTGCACGACGGCGCCGCCGCGAGCGCGCTGTCGCGCTACCAGGCCAGCCGCAGTGCGGCGCAGTACACCGTCGACAACGGGGGCGTGACGTGA
- a CDS encoding roadblock/LC7 domain-containing protein: MSGRLDWLLEEFVGGTPGVVHGVVVSGDGLRLATSSQVATSLGDQLAAAASGLVSLARGTAQLLAAGPVTQTILEMAGGYLFVTAISHGATLAVFAQRQCDIGLVGYEMTLLAARVGHALTPAARTATAT, from the coding sequence GTGAGCGGTCGGCTGGACTGGTTGCTGGAGGAGTTCGTCGGCGGCACGCCGGGGGTGGTGCACGGCGTCGTCGTCTCCGGCGACGGGCTGCGGCTCGCGACGTCGTCGCAGGTCGCGACGTCGCTGGGCGACCAGCTCGCCGCGGCGGCGTCGGGACTGGTCAGCCTGGCCCGCGGCACCGCGCAGCTGCTGGCGGCCGGGCCGGTCACGCAGACGATCCTGGAGATGGCGGGCGGCTACCTGTTCGTCACCGCGATCAGCCACGGGGCCACGCTCGCGGTGTTCGCCCAGCGGCAGTGCGACATCGGGCTGGTCGGCTACGAGATGACTCTGCTCGCCGCCCGGGTCGGCCACGCGCTGACCCCGGCCGCGCGCACGGCCACAGCGACGTGA
- a CDS encoding DUF742 domain-containing protein, which yields MSEHRSGGRVVPVYALTRGRTRSLPGRDLPVEALVTATADASPHGLEPEYRSTVELAARPVSVAEVGAALGVPVGVARVVVSDLVDAGHLAVHLPPSGEDGPSPAVLERLLEGLRAGR from the coding sequence GTGAGCGAGCACCGGTCCGGCGGGCGGGTGGTGCCGGTGTACGCGCTCACCCGCGGCCGCACCCGCTCGCTCCCGGGCCGGGACCTGCCCGTGGAGGCGCTGGTCACGGCCACCGCCGACGCCTCGCCGCACGGGCTGGAACCGGAGTACCGCTCGACGGTGGAGCTGGCCGCGCGGCCGGTGTCGGTCGCCGAGGTCGGGGCCGCGCTCGGGGTGCCGGTCGGGGTGGCGCGGGTGGTGGTCAGCGATCTCGTCGACGCCGGCCACCTCGCGGTGCACCTGCCGCCGTCGGGTGAGGACGGGCCGTCGCCCGCCGTGCTGGAACGACTGCTGGAGGGACTCCGTGCGGGTCGATGA
- a CDS encoding GTP-binding protein encodes MVAGGFGVGKTTLVRTLSEIPPLLTEQAMTSASVGVDDADLVPDKSTTTVAMDFGRLTVDSSLILYLFGTPGQSRFWFMWDELARGSVGAVVLVDLRRIDDCFPAIDYFENRRLPFVVGVNRFPGADEHRPDDVRDALALGPDVPLVWLDARDHDSGRSALVALVQHALARTAVAS; translated from the coding sequence CTGGTCGCCGGCGGGTTCGGAGTGGGCAAGACGACGCTGGTGCGGACGCTCTCGGAGATCCCGCCGCTGCTCACCGAGCAGGCCATGACCTCGGCCTCGGTCGGCGTCGACGACGCGGACCTCGTGCCCGACAAGAGCACGACGACCGTGGCGATGGACTTCGGCCGCCTCACGGTCGACTCGTCGCTGATCCTGTACCTGTTCGGCACGCCCGGTCAGTCGCGGTTCTGGTTCATGTGGGACGAGCTGGCCCGGGGCAGCGTCGGTGCGGTGGTGCTCGTCGACCTGCGCCGGATCGACGACTGCTTCCCGGCGATCGACTACTTCGAGAACCGCCGGCTGCCGTTCGTCGTGGGCGTCAACCGGTTCCCCGGCGCCGACGAGCACCGGCCCGACGACGTCCGCGACGCGCTCGCCCTCGGTCCGGACGTGCCGCTGGTGTGGCTGGACGCGCGCGACCACGACTCGGGCCGGTCCGCGCTCGTCGCGCTGGTCCAGCACGCGCTCGCCCGGACCGCCGTCGCGAGCTGA
- a CDS encoding acyl-CoA carboxylase subunit epsilon — protein MSEDEAASTDDGETAAEPTPEERRALFRVVRGTPTDAELAALTVVLAAASAGGGDAPVRRRDRWSDPVARLRAPLTPGPGAWAGTYLPR, from the coding sequence GTGAGCGAGGACGAGGCCGCGAGCACGGACGACGGGGAGACCGCCGCCGAGCCCACCCCGGAGGAGCGCCGCGCGCTCTTCCGGGTGGTGCGCGGCACGCCCACCGACGCCGAGCTCGCGGCGCTCACGGTCGTGCTCGCGGCGGCCTCCGCCGGCGGCGGCGACGCCCCGGTCCGGCGCCGCGACCGCTGGTCGGACCCGGTGGCGCGCCTGCGCGCGCCGCTCACCCCGGGCCCCGGCGCGTGGGCGGGCACGTACCTGCCCCGCTGA